The proteins below are encoded in one region of Engraulis encrasicolus isolate BLACKSEA-1 chromosome 1, IST_EnEncr_1.0, whole genome shotgun sequence:
- the LOC134456817 gene encoding zinc finger protein OZF-like, which translates to MSLKEMKKEDFDDFLQEYLRRTQEDDSTSLRPCKEEKCFIEGMKVEEETHLMEDSHGGITSTSKDAEPSQLAMSTKEVKEEDFEDFYQDYLKRTQDPPLFKEEMCLSLTDSYSSMGIKMEQEAYLINNGVMTPTGDSQMKLSKVREKWMKEDKEKTTPIQTPTPVKDHRTNTAEKQLQSTTSGQNIQQPFRQNQTVCNGEKRHQCLLCGKTVTSATQLRRHHRMHTGEKPYECSTCGKEFRTAEHLRRHQMIHTGEKPYECATCGKAFTQKCNLQRHQQVHAEEKQLTTGTDTGKKPYQCSTCGKTFTQTSYLRTHQKIHTEQKSHQCAICGKAFARKCHLIVHERTHSGQKPYQCATCGKAFAKSDNLIAHERTHSAEKPYHCSTCGKAFSQLGNLKIHQAAVHNTGEKPHQCVKCGVAFAVKSYLTAHQKRCNYSVPCV; encoded by the exons ATGTCCTTGAAGGAGATGAAAAAGGAAGACTTTGATGATTTCCTCCAAGAGTATTTACGGCGAACACAAGAGGATGATTCAACCAGTCTACGACCCTGTAAAGAAGAGAAGTGTTTCATAGAGGGAATGAAAGTGGAAGAAGAGACTCATCTAATGGAAGACAGTCATGGTGGTATAACGTCCACCAGTAAGGACGCAGAACCATCCCAATTGGCCATGTCTACGAAAGAGGTTAAAGAAGAAGATTTTGAAGATTTTTACCAAGACTACTTGAAGAGAACACAAGACCCACCACTGTTTAAAGAAGAAATGTGTTTGTCACTGACAGATTCTTATTCATCCATGGGTATTAAAATGGAACAGGAGGCCTATCTGATAAACAATGGTGTCATGACCCCCACAG GGGATTCAcaaatgaagctgtcaaaagtaaGAGAGAAATGGATGAAAGAAGACAAAGAAAAGACAACCCCTATTCAGACGCCCACGCCTGTGAAAGACCACAGAACAAACACTGCAGAAAAGCAATTACAAAGTACCACAAGTGGACAGAATATTCAACAGCCGTTCAGACAAAACCAGACTGTATGTAATGGTGAAAAGCGACATCAGTGCTTACTATGTGGAAAGACCGTTACAAGTGCAACTCAGTTAAGGAGACATCACAGGATGCATACTGGTGAAAAACCTTACGAGTGCTCAACATGTGGAAAGGAATTCAGAACAGCAGAACATCTAAGGAGACATCAGATGATTCATACAGGTGAAAAGCCTTATGAGTGTGCAACTTGTGGGAAGGCATTTACACAGAAGTGTAATCTTCAGAGACATCAGCAAGTCCATGCAGAAGAAAAACAGCTTACCACAGGTACTGACACTGGTAAAAAGCCGTACCAGTGTTCAACATGTGGAAAGACTTTCACACAAACCTCATATCTCAGGACGCATCAGAAAATCCATACTGAACAAAAGTCACATCAGTGTGCCAtatgtggaaaggcctttgcaCGAAAATGTCATTTAATTGTACACGAGAGGACTCATTCTGGacaaaagccttaccagtgtgcaacatgtggaaaggcctttgcaAAATCAGATAATTTAATCGCACACGAGAGAACTCATTCTGCAGAAAAACCTTACCATTGCAGCACATGCGGCAAGGCCTTTTCACAATTAGGCAATTTAAAAATACATCAGGCTGCTGTACACAATACTGGTGAAAAGCCTCACCAGTGTGTAAAATGTGGAGTGGCTTTTGCGGTCAAATCATATTTGACTGCACATCAGAAAAGATGCAATTacagtgtaccgtgtgtgtga
- the LOC134456821 gene encoding zinc finger protein 501-like gives MSLKEIKEEDFDDFLQEYLRQTQEDDATSPPSCKEEKCFIEGMKVEEETHLMEDSHGGIMSTSKAAEPSQLAMSTKEIKEEDFEDFYQDYLRRTQDPPLFKEEIGLSLQDSDSSMGNRMEQDTYLIKNGDMNPTEKQLQSTTTGQTFQQQLRQNQTVHTGEKRHQCIQCGKAFLYASHLRTHQMTHTGARPHLCTTCGKDFPDATQLRVHLRMHTGEKPYTCTACGKSFTQQGNLQQHQRIHTGEKPHECATCGEEFRHAHSLRRHQMRRHTGEKPYECASCGKAFAEKCTLHRHQQIHTEQKPHQCATCGKAFTQTANLKRHQKIHTEQKPYQCATCGKAFARKCHLIVHERTHSGQKPYQCATCGKAFVKSDNLIAHERTHSAEKPYHCSTCGKAFAQLG, from the exons ATGTCATTGAAGGAGATAAAAGAGGAAGACTTTGATGATTTCCTCCAAGAGTATTTACGGCAAACACAAGAGGATGATGCAACCAGTCCACCATCCTGCAAAGAAGAGAAGTGTTTCATAGAGGGAATGAAAGTGGAAGAAGAGACTCATCTCATGGAGGACAGTCATGGTGGTATAATGTCCACCAGTAAGGCAGCAGAACCATCCCAACTGGCCATGTCTACGAAGGAGATTAAAGAAGAAGACTTTGAAGATTTTTACCAAGATTACTTGCGGAGAACACAAGACCCACCACTGTTTAAAGAAGAAATAGGTTTGTCACTGCAAGATTCTGATTCATCCATGGGTAATAGAATGGAACAAGATACCTATCTGATAAAGAACGGTGACATGAACCCCACAG AAAAGCAATTGCAAAGTACCACAACTGGACAGACCTTTCAACAGCAACTCAGACAAAACCAGACAgttcatactggagaaaagcgaCACCAGTGCATCCAATGTGGAAAGGCCTTTTTATATGCATCTCACTTGAGGACACATCAGATGACTCATACTGGTGCAAGGCCACACCTCtgcaccacatgtggaaaagacttTCCAGATGCAACTCAGTTAAGGGTACATCTGAGGATGcatactggtgaaaagccttatACATGTACAGCATGTGGAAAATCTTTTACACAACAAGGTAATCTTCAGCAGCATCAGAGGatccatactggggaaaagcCTCATGAGTGTGCAACATGTGGAGAGGAATTCAGACATGCACACTCTTTAAGGAGACACCAAATGAGGAGAcacactggtgaaaagccttatgAGTGTGCATCATGTGGGAAAGCTTTTGCAGAAAAGTGTACTCTTCATAGACATCAGCAA ATCCATACTGAACAAAAGCCCCatcagtgtgccacatgtggaaaggCATTTACACAAACGGCAAATCTGAAAAGGCATCAGAAGATCCATACTGAacaaaagccttaccagtgtgccacatgtggaaaggcctttgcaCGAAAATGTCATTTAATTGTACACGAGAGGACTCATTCTGGacaaaagccttaccagtgtgcaacatgtggaaaggcctttgtAAAATCAGATAATTTAATCGCACATGAGAGAACTCATTCTGCAGAAAAACCTTACCATTGCAGCACATGCGGCAAGGCCTTTGCACAATTAG GGTAG